Proteins encoded together in one Carya illinoinensis cultivar Pawnee chromosome 3, C.illinoinensisPawnee_v1, whole genome shotgun sequence window:
- the LOC122302211 gene encoding OVARIAN TUMOR DOMAIN-containing deubiquitinating enzyme 12 isoform X1: MWNGTQSVGECSSSNSLSSQQDVEDDRMIAVVLSEEYAKLDGAVARRLPKLAPVPHVPRINSYIPNLSDASLDHQRLLQRLNVYGLYEVKVSGDGNCQFRALSDQMYKSPEYHKYIRKEVVKQLKDCCALYEGYIPMKYKHYYKKMAKSGEWGDHVTLQAAADKFGAKICLLTSFRDTCFIEIMPQYQAPKRELWLSFWSEVHYNSLYDIQDAPIPPKPRRKHWLF; the protein is encoded by the exons ATGTGGAACGGAACTCAGAGTGTGGGTGAATGTTCTAGCTCAAATTCCTTGAGTAGTCAGCAGGATGTTGAGGATGATCGGATGATTGCTGTTGTACTATCTGAAGAGTATGCCAAGTTAGATGGGGCAGTTGCTAGACGCCTTCCCAAGCTGGCGCCTGTTCCT CATGTGCCACGAATAAATTCCTACATCCCCAACTTAAGTGATGCAAGTTTAGATCACCAACGCCTTCTCCAAAG GCTGAACGTCTATGGTTTATATGAAGTGAAGGTCTCTGGGGATGGAAACTGCCAG TTTCGTGCACTTTCAGACCAGATGTACAAGTCGCCTGAGTATCACAAGTATATTCGGAAGGAGGTCGTGAAGCAG CTCAAAGACTGCTGTGCTTTATATGAAGGCTATATCCCCATGAAgtataaacattattacaaGAAAATGGCTAA ATCTGGGGAGTGGGGGGACCATGTTACTTTACAGGCAGCAGCTGATAAG TTTGGAGCGAAGATATGCCTTTTGACGTCATTTAGagatacttgttttattgaaatCATGCCACAGTACCAGGCACCTAAACGTG AGCTGTGGTTAAGTTTCTGGTCCGAGGTTCATTACAATTCGCTATACGATATCCAAG ATGCTCCAATTCCCCCAAAGCCTAGGAGGAAACACTGGTTGTTTTAG
- the LOC122302211 gene encoding OVARIAN TUMOR DOMAIN-containing deubiquitinating enzyme 12 isoform X2 — protein sequence MWNGTQSVGECSSSNSLSSQQDVEDDRMIAVVLSEEYAKLDGAVARRLPKLAPVPHVPRINSYIPNLSDASLDHQRLLQRLNVYGLYEVKVSGDGNCQFRALSDQMYKSPEYHKYIRKEVVKQLKDCCALYEGYIPMKYKHYYKKMAKSGEWGDHVTLQAAADKFGAKICLLTSFRDTCFIEIMPQYQAPKQLWLSFWSEVHYNSLYDIQDAPIPPKPRRKHWLF from the exons ATGTGGAACGGAACTCAGAGTGTGGGTGAATGTTCTAGCTCAAATTCCTTGAGTAGTCAGCAGGATGTTGAGGATGATCGGATGATTGCTGTTGTACTATCTGAAGAGTATGCCAAGTTAGATGGGGCAGTTGCTAGACGCCTTCCCAAGCTGGCGCCTGTTCCT CATGTGCCACGAATAAATTCCTACATCCCCAACTTAAGTGATGCAAGTTTAGATCACCAACGCCTTCTCCAAAG GCTGAACGTCTATGGTTTATATGAAGTGAAGGTCTCTGGGGATGGAAACTGCCAG TTTCGTGCACTTTCAGACCAGATGTACAAGTCGCCTGAGTATCACAAGTATATTCGGAAGGAGGTCGTGAAGCAG CTCAAAGACTGCTGTGCTTTATATGAAGGCTATATCCCCATGAAgtataaacattattacaaGAAAATGGCTAA ATCTGGGGAGTGGGGGGACCATGTTACTTTACAGGCAGCAGCTGATAAG TTTGGAGCGAAGATATGCCTTTTGACGTCATTTAGagatacttgttttattgaaatCATGCCACAGTACCAGGCACCTAAAC AGCTGTGGTTAAGTTTCTGGTCCGAGGTTCATTACAATTCGCTATACGATATCCAAG ATGCTCCAATTCCCCCAAAGCCTAGGAGGAAACACTGGTTGTTTTAG